A DNA window from Hordeum vulgare subsp. vulgare chromosome 1H, MorexV3_pseudomolecules_assembly, whole genome shotgun sequence contains the following coding sequences:
- the LOC123437210 gene encoding probable methyltransferase PMT21, which yields MKYSKEAKPERAGGGGGAGARAVPVALMLLLLCGFSFYLGGIYSTGRTFTFSTTTTSIIPIVSTTKQEGSAIALAIAGHGNGNGDEEVEFSECPAEYQDYTPCTDPKRWRRYGNYRLSFMERHCPPPPERAVCLVPPPRGYKPPIRWPKSKDQCWYRNVPYDWINSQKSNQHWLRKDGDRFTFPGGGTMFPNGVGAYVDLMADLVPGMKDGSVRTALDTGCGVASWGGDLLARDILTVSLAPRDNHEAQVQFALERGIPAILGIISTQRLPIPSASMDMAHCSRCLIPWTEFGGLYLMEIQRVLRPGGFWVLSGPPINYENRWHGWNTTVEAQKADFDRLKKMLASMCFRLYNKKGDIAVWQKSLDAGCYDKLTPVTTPAKCDDSVDPDAAWYVPMRSCVTAPSPKSRAKALPKWPQRLGVAPERVSVVPGGSGSAMKHDDGKWKAATKHYKALLPALGSDKVRNVMDMSTVYGGFAASLVKDPVWVMNVVSSYGPNSLGVVYDRGLIGTNHDWCEAFSTYPRTYDLLHADGLFTAESHRCEMKFVLVEMDRILRPTGYAIIRDNPYFLDSVASIAKGMRWTCDKHDTENKENEKEKLLICHKQLWSPKKA from the exons ATGAAGTACAGCAAGGAGGCCAAGCCCGagcgggcgggcggcggcggcggcgccggggCGAGGGCCGTGCCGGTGGCGCTCATGCTGCTCCTCCTCTGCGGCTTCTCCTTCTACCTCGGCGGCATCTACAGCACCGGCCGCACCTTcaccttctccaccaccaccaccagcatcaTCCCCATTGTCTCCACCACCAAACAGGAGGGCTCCGCGATCGCCCTCGCCATCGCCGgccacggcaacggcaacggcgacGAAGAGGTGGAGTTCTCAGAGTGCCCCGCTGAGTACCAGGACTACACCCCCTGCACCGACCCCAAGCGGTGGAGGAGGTACGGGAACTACCGGCTCAGCTTCATGGAGCGGCActgcccgccgccgccggagcgcgCCGTCTGCCTGGTGCCGCCGCCGCGGGGCTACAAGCCGCCCATCCGCTGGCCCAAGAGCAAGGACCAGTGCTGGTACCGCAACGTGCCCTACGACTGGATCAACAGCCAGAAGTCGAACCAGCACTGGCTGCGCAAGGACGGCGACCGCTTCACCTTCCCCGGCGGCGGCACCATGTTCCCCAACGGCGTCGGCGCCTACGTCGACCTCATGGCCGACCTGGTCCCCGGCATGAAGGACGGCAGCGTCCGCACCGCGCTCGACACGGGCTGCGGCGTCGCCAGCTGGGGCGGCGACCTGCTGGCCCGCGACATCCTGACCGTGTCGCTGGCGCCCAGGGACAACCACGAGGCGCAGGTGCAGTTCGCGCTGGAGCGCGGCATCCCGGCCATCCTCGGCATCATCTCCACGCAGCGCCTGCCCATCCCGTCGGCCTCCATGGACATGGCGCACTGCTCCCGGTGCCTCATCCCGTGGACGGAGTTCGGGGGGCTCTACCTGATGGAGATCCAGCGGGTGCTCCGGCCGGGCGGCTTCTGGGTGCTCTCCGGCCCGCCCATCAACTACGAGAACCGGTGGCACGGCTGGAACACCACCGTGGAGGCGCAGAAGGCCGACTTCGACAGGCTCAAGAAGATGCTCGCCAGCATGTGCTTCCGGCTGTACAACAAGAAGGGCGACATCGCCGTGTGGCAGAAGTCCCTCGACGCCGGCTGCTACGACAAGCTGACGCCGGTGACCACCCCGGCCAAGTGCGACGACAGCGTCGACCCGGACGCGGCCTGGTACGTGCCCATGCGCTCCTGCGTGACCGCGCCCAGCCCCAAGTCCCGCGCCAAGGCGCTGCCCAAGTGGCCCCAGAGGCTGGGCGTCGCGCCGGAGCGCGTCTCCGTCGTCcccggcggcagcggcagcgcCATGAAGCACGACGACGGCAAGTGGAAGGCGGCCACCAAGCACTACAAGGCGCTGCTGCCCGCGCTGGGGAGCGACAAGGTGCGGAACGTCATGGACATGAGCACCGTCTACGGCGGGTTCGCGGCGAGCCTCGTCAAGGACCCCGTGTGGGTCATGAACGTCGTCTCCTCCTACGGGCCCAACTCCCTCGGCGTCGTCTACGACAGAGGGCTCATCGGCACTAACCACGACTG GTGCGAGGCCTTCTCCACGTACCCACGTACGTACGACCTGCTGCACGCCGACGGCCTGTTCACCGCAGAATCGCACAG ATGCGAGATGAAGTTTGTGCTTGTTGAGATGGACCGCATCCTTCGCCCGACCGGCTACGCCATCATCCGGGACAACCCATACTTCCTCGACTCCGTGGCCTCCATCGCCAAGGGGATGAGATGGACCTGCGACAAGCATGACACCGAGaacaaggagaatgagaaggagaagctcCTCATCTGCCACAAGCAGCTCTGGTCGCCAAAGAAGGCATAG